In one Carassius carassius chromosome 12, fCarCar2.1, whole genome shotgun sequence genomic region, the following are encoded:
- the LOC132155106 gene encoding elongation of very long chain fatty acids protein 1-like, which yields MFQEVLSNILRFNDYLLQRTDARVRDYPLMQSPIQMTVILLGYVIFVLYVGPRCMANRNPFRLNTSMIVYNFSMVAFNAYIVYEFLMSGWATTYTWRCDLCDPSSSPQALRMVRAAWLFYFSKYIELLDTVFFVLRKKHSQVTFLHIIHHSILPWTWWWGITLTPAGGMGSFHAMVNACVHVIMYTYYGLAAAGPRFQKYLWWKKYMTAIQLIQFVLVTVHISQYYLMEKCEYQVPIFIHLILFYGTFFFILFSNFWIQAYIKGKRLPVSTEDKPKQNGITTVIEPVVVANGKHLENGTVHYTNGFAHNGKVKEV from the exons ATGTTCCAAGAGGTGCTTTCAAACATCTTGAGGTTCAATGACTACCTTCTGCAAAGAACTG ATGCCAGAGTACGGGATTATCCGCTGATGCAGAGTCCTATTCAGATGACAGTCATCTTGCTGGGATACGTGATCTTCGTTTTATACGTAGGACCACGATGCATGGCCAATCGGAATCCTTTCCGCCTCAACACATCTATGATTGTCTATAATTTCTCAATGGTGGCCTTCAATGCCTACATTGTTTATGAG TTCCTGATGTCTGGCTGGGCAACAACATACACTTGGAGATGTGACCTCTGTGACCCCTCCAGCAGTCCTCAAGCTCTCAGA ATGGTTCGGGCAGCCtggttgttttatttttccaaatatatTGAACTTCTAGATACG GTGTTTTTTGTGTTGAGAAAGAAGCACAGTCAGGTGACATTCCTGCATATTATTCATCATTCCATCTTGCCCTGGACCTGGTGGTGGGGCATCACTCTTACTCCTG CGGGTGGCATGGGTTCTTTTCATGCTATGGTGAACGCGTGTGTCCATGTCATCATGTACACATACTACGGTCTGGCTGCTGCAGGGCCACGTTTCCAGAAATATCTGTGGTGGAAAAAGTACATGACTGCTATCCAACTG ATTCAGTTTGTGCTTGTGACTGTCCATATATCTCAGTATTACTTGATGGAAAAGTGTGAATACCAAGTTCCTATCTTCATTCATCTCATCTTGTTCTACGGAACCTTTTTCTTCATCCTCTTCTCCAACTTCTGGATCCAGGCCTACATAAAGGGAAAGCGACTACCTGTTTCCACTGAGGACAAACCCAAACAGAATGGCATTACCACTGTGATTGAGCCAGTGGTAGTGGCCAATGGCAAACACTTGGAAAATGGCACTGTGCATTACACTAATGGATTTGCTCACAATGGGAAAGTGAAGGAGGTCTAA